Part of the Halogeometricum sp. S3BR5-2 genome, ACCGGTCGCGGTTGCCTCTGACGGCCGCCCGCCCTGTTCTGGTCCGCTCCGAGGGCGACTCCCCGACGTTCGCGCACCGAAGAAACTGTAAACTCCTCACCGGTGGCTACATACGTTCCGGCGTCGGGGAGGGGTACATGAGCGACGACGCCGAGGGGCTTCCGGACGACGCCGTCTCGTTCGTCCAGCGCTACATCGAGGAGGAGCACGGCTACCTCTCGTGGCTGGGTACGGAGGTGAACGAACTCGAACCGGGGCGGGCCGTGATGACCGTGCCGTACGACGAGAAACTGACGAACACGACGGACCCGCCGACGGTCCACGGCGGCATCGCGGCGACGCTCATCGACACCGCCGGCGGCATCGCCCAGCGGACGATGCTCGACGACCCGCTGACCGGCGGCGTGGCGACGGTGAACCTGAACGTGAACTACCTCCGGCGC contains:
- a CDS encoding PaaI family thioesterase yields the protein MSDDAEGLPDDAVSFVQRYIEEEHGYLSWLGTEVNELEPGRAVMTVPYDEKLTNTTDPPTVHGGIAATLIDTAGGIAQRTMLDDPLTGGVATVNLNVNYLRRAAGDLRATAEVVRSGGTIGVSTVTVVSQLPDRVQEDDEAFERWQGTTEEEAVATGQGAFRLFRD